The Scophthalmus maximus strain ysfricsl-2021 chromosome 7, ASM2237912v1, whole genome shotgun sequence genome includes a window with the following:
- the th gene encoding tyrosine 3-monooxygenase, which yields MPLSSSSTSSAKSIRRAASELERSDSITSPRFLGRRQSLIEDARKEREAAAAAAEAAEASEQIVFEEDDGKALLNLFFTLRKSKTPALSRTLKVFETFEAKIHHLETRPCRKLRENLEGLEYFVRCEVHLSDVSTLISSIRRNAEDVKTTKEVKFHWFPKKIADLDRCHHLVTKFDPDLDQDHPGYTDSAYRQRRKMIGDIAYRYRHGEYIPTVEYTEEEIGTWREVYATLRDLYTTHACSEYLEAFRLLERHCGYSPDNIPQLEDVSRFLKERTGFLLRPVAGLLSARDFLASLAFRVFQCTQYIRHGSSPMHSPEPDCVHELLGHVPMLADRTFAQFSQNLGLASLGASDEDIEKLSTLYWFTVEYGLCKQNGEVKAYGAGLLSSYGELVHSLSDEPETREFDPESAAVQPYQDQTYQPVYFVSESFSDAKEKFRTYVAGIKRPFSVRFDPFTSSIEVLDNPLKIQGGLEGVKDELKMLTDALSVLS from the exons ATGCCCCTTTCAAGCAGCTCCACGTCCTCCGCCAAGAGCATCCGCAGAGCGGCGTCCGAGCTGGAGAGGTCCGACTCCATCACG TCTCCGAGATTCCTCGGGCGGCGGCAGAGCCTGATCGAGGACGCGCGCAAGGAGCGGgaagccgccgccgcagcgGCAGAGGCTGCGGAGGCCAGTGAGCAGATAGTGTTCGAGGAAGATGATGGGAAGGCGCTCCTCAACCTCTTCTTCACGCTGAGGAAGTCCAAGACACCCGCGCTGTCGCGGACACTGAAGGTTTTCGAG ACATTTGAAGCTAAGATTCACCATTTGGAGACGCGGCCATGCCGGAAGCTCCGGGAGAACCTGGAGGGCCTGGAGTACTTTGTCCGCTGTGAGGTGCACCTCTCCGACGTCAGCACTctcatcagctccatcaggaGGAACGCGGAGGATGTCAAAACCACCAAAGAAGTGAAAT TTCACTGGTTCCCAAAGAAAATAGCCGATTTGGACCGATGTCATCACCTGGTCACAAAATTTGATCCGGACTTAGATCAAGACCATCCC GGCTACACAGACTCTGCctacagacagaggaggaagatgattgGTGACATCGCCTACAGATATAGACA TGGGGAGTATATTCCCACAGTGGAgtacacagaggaggagattggCACATG GCGGGAAGTCTACGCAACCCTGAGAGACTTGTACACCACCCACGCCTGCAGTGAATACCTGGAGGCCTTCCGCCTGCTGGAGAGGCATTGTGGGTACAGTCCAGACAACATCCCCCAGCTGGAAGACGTGTCACGCTTCCTCAAAG agcgTACAGGGTTCCTGCTGCGTCCGGTGGCAGGTCTGCTCTCCGCCAGAGATTTCCTGGCCAGTTTGGCGTTCCGGGTGTTCCAGTGCACCCAGTACATCCGACACGGCTCCTCACCTATGCACTCCCCAGAACC cGACTGTGTCCATGAACTTTTGGGCCACGTCCCCATGCTGGCCGACCGCACTTTTGCTCAGTTCTCACAG AACCTTGGTCTGGCATCGCTCGGGGCTTCGGATGAAGACATTGAGAAACTGTCCACA CTGTACTGGTTCACCGTGGAGTATGGCTTATGTAAGCAGAATGGCGAGGTGAAGGCTTACGGCGCTGGACTACTCTCCTCCTATGGAGAGCTCGTG CACTCTCTGTCTGATGAACCAGAGACGAGGGAGTTCGATCCAGAATCTGCGGCCGTGCAGCCTTATCAAGACCAGACGTACCAGCCAGTCTACTTTGTCTCTGAGAGCTTCTCAGATGCCAAGGAGAAATTcag GACATACGTGGCCGGGATCAAGCGTCCCTTCTCGGTGAGGTTCGACCCCTTCACCAGCAGCATCGAGGTCCTGGACAACCCGCTGAAGATCCAGGGAGGCCTGGAGGGAGTGAAGGACGAGCTGAAGATGCTGACGGACGCCCTCAGTGTGTTGTCATGA
- the nap1l4a gene encoding nucleosome assembly protein 1-like 4a isoform X2 encodes MLAGPVSCCQIFLLAPPILGGNQSVHPRGRSCHLVMDASKGKGDQGVQNPGGQMDRPVSFHFLESMLPKVVKRRVHALKRLQVQCASIEAKFYEEVHELERKYAALYQPLFDKRRDIIKGTVEPTDEECEWHSDREEEEELAEEVKEKAAIEDAKKEEAKPEEDPKGIPEFWLTIFKSVDMLSDMLQEHDEPILKHLKDIQVKFSEPGQPMSFTLEFHFESNGYFNNAVLTKVYKMKSEPDASEPFSFEGPEIIDCEGCQIDWHKGKDVTVKTIKKKQKHKGRGTVRTVTKQVPNDSFFNFFNPVKVSPDGEMDEDSEFTLATDFEIGHFFRERIIPRAVLYFTGEALEDDESFEEEELEEGDEEEQDEEGDDDDDDEGDFDSKKEQPQPAECKPQ; translated from the exons ATGCTAGCTGGCCCGGTTAGCTGctgtcagatttttcttttggcacCGCCCATACTGGGTGGTAATCAGTCTGTACATCCCCG AGGAAGGAGTTGCCACTTGGTAATGGACGCCAGCAAAG GTAAAGGGGATCAAGGGGTGCAAAATCCAGGTGGGCAAATGGACAGACCTGTCAGCTTCCACTTCTTGGAAAG CATGCTTCCCAAAGTAGTGAAGAGGCGAGTGCATGCCTTGAAAAGGCTACAGGTGCAGTGTGCCAGCATAGAGGCTAAGTTCTATGAGGAAGTCCATGAGCTCGAGAGGAAGTACGCTGCTCTCTACCAGCCACTGTTTGACAAG agacGAGATATTATCAAAGGAACAGTGGAACCCACAGACGAGGAGTGTGAGTGgcacagtgacagagaggaagaagaagagctagCT gaggaagtgaaggaaaaaGCTGCTATTGAGGATGCAAAGAAAGAGGAAGCCAAGCCAGAAGAAGACCCAAAAGGCATTCCCGAGTTCTGGCTCACCATATTCAAGAGTGTGGACATGCTCAGTGACATGCTACAG GAGCATGACGAGCCCATCCTCAAGCACCTGAAAGATATTCAAGTCAAGTTTTCTGAGCCAGGACAGCCAATG AGTTTCACATTAGAGTTTCACTTTGAGTCCAATGGCTACTTCAACAATGCAGTCCTCACTAAAGTCTACAAGATGAAATCAGAGCCTGATGCTTCAGAACCTTTCTCGTTTGAGGGGCCAGAGATCATTGATTGTGAAGG CTGTCAGATAGATTGGCATAAGGGGAAGGATGTGACAGTGAAAACTATtaagaagaagcagaagcataAAGGCCGTGGCACTGTCCGCACAGTTACGAAGCAGGTCCCCAACGACTCTTTCTTCAACTTCTTTAATCCTGTTAAAG TTTCACCAGATGGAGAAATG GATGAAGACTCTGAGTTCACTCTAGCCACAGACTTTGAGATTGGTCACTTCTTCCGCGAGAGAATAATTCCCAGAGCAGTGCTGTATTTCACCGGAGAGGCCCTGGAAGATGACGAGAGC tttgaagaggaggagctggaagaaggagatgaagag GAGCAGGACGAggaaggtgatgatgacgatgatgatgagggagaCTTTGACTCCAAG AAAGAACAGCCCCAGCCGGCCGAATGCAAACCGCAGTAA
- the nap1l4a gene encoding nucleosome assembly protein 1-like 4a isoform X1: MLAGPVSCCQIFLLAPPILGGNQSVHPRGRSCHLVMDASKGKGDQGVQNPGGQMDRPVSFHFLESMLPKVVKRRVHALKRLQVQCASIEAKFYEEVHELERKYAALYQPLFDKRRDIIKGTVEPTDEECEWHSDREEEEELAEEVKEKAAIEDAKKEEAKPEEDPKGIPEFWLTIFKSVDMLSDMLQEHDEPILKHLKDIQVKFSEPGQPMSFTLEFHFESNGYFNNAVLTKVYKMKSEPDASEPFSFEGPEIIDCEGCQIDWHKGKDVTVKTIKKKQKHKGRGTVRTVTKQVPNDSFFNFFNPVKVSPDGEMDEDSEFTLATDFEIGHFFRERIIPRAVLYFTGEALEDDESFEEEELEEGDEEEQDEEGDDDDDDEGDFDSKVSNIVPFAVPKQKEQPQPAECKPQ, translated from the exons ATGCTAGCTGGCCCGGTTAGCTGctgtcagatttttcttttggcacCGCCCATACTGGGTGGTAATCAGTCTGTACATCCCCG AGGAAGGAGTTGCCACTTGGTAATGGACGCCAGCAAAG GTAAAGGGGATCAAGGGGTGCAAAATCCAGGTGGGCAAATGGACAGACCTGTCAGCTTCCACTTCTTGGAAAG CATGCTTCCCAAAGTAGTGAAGAGGCGAGTGCATGCCTTGAAAAGGCTACAGGTGCAGTGTGCCAGCATAGAGGCTAAGTTCTATGAGGAAGTCCATGAGCTCGAGAGGAAGTACGCTGCTCTCTACCAGCCACTGTTTGACAAG agacGAGATATTATCAAAGGAACAGTGGAACCCACAGACGAGGAGTGTGAGTGgcacagtgacagagaggaagaagaagagctagCT gaggaagtgaaggaaaaaGCTGCTATTGAGGATGCAAAGAAAGAGGAAGCCAAGCCAGAAGAAGACCCAAAAGGCATTCCCGAGTTCTGGCTCACCATATTCAAGAGTGTGGACATGCTCAGTGACATGCTACAG GAGCATGACGAGCCCATCCTCAAGCACCTGAAAGATATTCAAGTCAAGTTTTCTGAGCCAGGACAGCCAATG AGTTTCACATTAGAGTTTCACTTTGAGTCCAATGGCTACTTCAACAATGCAGTCCTCACTAAAGTCTACAAGATGAAATCAGAGCCTGATGCTTCAGAACCTTTCTCGTTTGAGGGGCCAGAGATCATTGATTGTGAAGG CTGTCAGATAGATTGGCATAAGGGGAAGGATGTGACAGTGAAAACTATtaagaagaagcagaagcataAAGGCCGTGGCACTGTCCGCACAGTTACGAAGCAGGTCCCCAACGACTCTTTCTTCAACTTCTTTAATCCTGTTAAAG TTTCACCAGATGGAGAAATG GATGAAGACTCTGAGTTCACTCTAGCCACAGACTTTGAGATTGGTCACTTCTTCCGCGAGAGAATAATTCCCAGAGCAGTGCTGTATTTCACCGGAGAGGCCCTGGAAGATGACGAGAGC tttgaagaggaggagctggaagaaggagatgaagag GAGCAGGACGAggaaggtgatgatgacgatgatgatgagggagaCTTTGACTCCAAG GTTTCTAACATTGTTCCCTTCGCTGTACCAAAGCAG AAAGAACAGCCCCAGCCGGCCGAATGCAAACCGCAGTAA
- the nap1l4a gene encoding nucleosome assembly protein 1-like 4a isoform X4 — MDASKGKGDQGVQNPGGQMDRPVSFHFLESMLPKVVKRRVHALKRLQVQCASIEAKFYEEVHELERKYAALYQPLFDKRRDIIKGTVEPTDEECEWHSDREEEEELAEEVKEKAAIEDAKKEEAKPEEDPKGIPEFWLTIFKSVDMLSDMLQEHDEPILKHLKDIQVKFSEPGQPMSFTLEFHFESNGYFNNAVLTKVYKMKSEPDASEPFSFEGPEIIDCEGCQIDWHKGKDVTVKTIKKKQKHKGRGTVRTVTKQVPNDSFFNFFNPVKVSPDGEMDEDSEFTLATDFEIGHFFRERIIPRAVLYFTGEALEDDESFEEEELEEGDEEEQDEEGDDDDDDEGDFDSKVSNIVPFAVPKQKEQPQPAECKPQ; from the exons ATGGACGCCAGCAAAG GTAAAGGGGATCAAGGGGTGCAAAATCCAGGTGGGCAAATGGACAGACCTGTCAGCTTCCACTTCTTGGAAAG CATGCTTCCCAAAGTAGTGAAGAGGCGAGTGCATGCCTTGAAAAGGCTACAGGTGCAGTGTGCCAGCATAGAGGCTAAGTTCTATGAGGAAGTCCATGAGCTCGAGAGGAAGTACGCTGCTCTCTACCAGCCACTGTTTGACAAG agacGAGATATTATCAAAGGAACAGTGGAACCCACAGACGAGGAGTGTGAGTGgcacagtgacagagaggaagaagaagagctagCT gaggaagtgaaggaaaaaGCTGCTATTGAGGATGCAAAGAAAGAGGAAGCCAAGCCAGAAGAAGACCCAAAAGGCATTCCCGAGTTCTGGCTCACCATATTCAAGAGTGTGGACATGCTCAGTGACATGCTACAG GAGCATGACGAGCCCATCCTCAAGCACCTGAAAGATATTCAAGTCAAGTTTTCTGAGCCAGGACAGCCAATG AGTTTCACATTAGAGTTTCACTTTGAGTCCAATGGCTACTTCAACAATGCAGTCCTCACTAAAGTCTACAAGATGAAATCAGAGCCTGATGCTTCAGAACCTTTCTCGTTTGAGGGGCCAGAGATCATTGATTGTGAAGG CTGTCAGATAGATTGGCATAAGGGGAAGGATGTGACAGTGAAAACTATtaagaagaagcagaagcataAAGGCCGTGGCACTGTCCGCACAGTTACGAAGCAGGTCCCCAACGACTCTTTCTTCAACTTCTTTAATCCTGTTAAAG TTTCACCAGATGGAGAAATG GATGAAGACTCTGAGTTCACTCTAGCCACAGACTTTGAGATTGGTCACTTCTTCCGCGAGAGAATAATTCCCAGAGCAGTGCTGTATTTCACCGGAGAGGCCCTGGAAGATGACGAGAGC tttgaagaggaggagctggaagaaggagatgaagag GAGCAGGACGAggaaggtgatgatgacgatgatgatgagggagaCTTTGACTCCAAG GTTTCTAACATTGTTCCCTTCGCTGTACCAAAGCAG AAAGAACAGCCCCAGCCGGCCGAATGCAAACCGCAGTAA
- the nap1l4a gene encoding nucleosome assembly protein 1-like 4a isoform X3, with protein MLAGPVSCCQIFLLAPPILGGNQSVHPRGRSCHLVMDASKGKGDQGVQNPGGQMDRPVSFHFLESMLPKVVKRRVHALKRLQVQCASIEAKFYEEVHELERKYAALYQPLFDKRRDIIKGTVEPTDEECEWHSDREEEEELAEEVKEKAAIEDAKKEEAKPEEDPKGIPEFWLTIFKSVDMLSDMLQEHDEPILKHLKDIQVKFSEPGQPMSFTLEFHFESNGYFNNAVLTKVYKMKSEPDASEPFSFEGPEIIDCEGCQIDWHKGKDVTVKTIKKKQKHKGRGTVRTVTKQVPNDSFFNFFNPVKVSPDGEMDEDSEFTLATDFEIGHFFRERIIPRAVLYFTGEALEDDESFEEEELEEGDEEEQDEEGDDDDDDEGDFDSKA; from the exons ATGCTAGCTGGCCCGGTTAGCTGctgtcagatttttcttttggcacCGCCCATACTGGGTGGTAATCAGTCTGTACATCCCCG AGGAAGGAGTTGCCACTTGGTAATGGACGCCAGCAAAG GTAAAGGGGATCAAGGGGTGCAAAATCCAGGTGGGCAAATGGACAGACCTGTCAGCTTCCACTTCTTGGAAAG CATGCTTCCCAAAGTAGTGAAGAGGCGAGTGCATGCCTTGAAAAGGCTACAGGTGCAGTGTGCCAGCATAGAGGCTAAGTTCTATGAGGAAGTCCATGAGCTCGAGAGGAAGTACGCTGCTCTCTACCAGCCACTGTTTGACAAG agacGAGATATTATCAAAGGAACAGTGGAACCCACAGACGAGGAGTGTGAGTGgcacagtgacagagaggaagaagaagagctagCT gaggaagtgaaggaaaaaGCTGCTATTGAGGATGCAAAGAAAGAGGAAGCCAAGCCAGAAGAAGACCCAAAAGGCATTCCCGAGTTCTGGCTCACCATATTCAAGAGTGTGGACATGCTCAGTGACATGCTACAG GAGCATGACGAGCCCATCCTCAAGCACCTGAAAGATATTCAAGTCAAGTTTTCTGAGCCAGGACAGCCAATG AGTTTCACATTAGAGTTTCACTTTGAGTCCAATGGCTACTTCAACAATGCAGTCCTCACTAAAGTCTACAAGATGAAATCAGAGCCTGATGCTTCAGAACCTTTCTCGTTTGAGGGGCCAGAGATCATTGATTGTGAAGG CTGTCAGATAGATTGGCATAAGGGGAAGGATGTGACAGTGAAAACTATtaagaagaagcagaagcataAAGGCCGTGGCACTGTCCGCACAGTTACGAAGCAGGTCCCCAACGACTCTTTCTTCAACTTCTTTAATCCTGTTAAAG TTTCACCAGATGGAGAAATG GATGAAGACTCTGAGTTCACTCTAGCCACAGACTTTGAGATTGGTCACTTCTTCCGCGAGAGAATAATTCCCAGAGCAGTGCTGTATTTCACCGGAGAGGCCCTGGAAGATGACGAGAGC tttgaagaggaggagctggaagaaggagatgaagag GAGCAGGACGAggaaggtgatgatgacgatgatgatgagggagaCTTTGACTCCAAG GCATAA